A window from Deinococcus aquiradiocola encodes these proteins:
- a CDS encoding IclR family transcriptional regulator — protein MLSTLEKAGRVLRLFTAENPEWGVSQVARALNVSKGSAHDALATLTETGLVHRMVTGRYRLGFMIVSLHAVLMAQTPWRHVAQDEMEQLAARVQQTVTLSAFDGGNAICVAVTGTGPRAPHDTVGAHLPAYAAAAGKAMLAYRSAEQVQRVCGAGLSPFTPTTLTSADALTAELARTRRAGYAVEDEELLPGRGALAAPFRNANGEVIAAVTVSAPTAACRAAQDRWVPDLLACVKAISDRLGHQPGEGKDRLHWHLIDGEERLMRPPGLRREP, from the coding sequence ATGCTGAGCACGCTGGAAAAAGCCGGGCGGGTCCTGCGGCTCTTCACGGCCGAGAACCCGGAGTGGGGCGTCAGTCAGGTGGCCCGTGCACTGAACGTCTCGAAAGGCAGCGCGCACGACGCGCTCGCCACCCTCACCGAGACCGGACTCGTGCACCGGATGGTGACGGGGCGCTACCGCCTGGGCTTCATGATCGTGTCGCTGCACGCCGTCCTGATGGCCCAGACCCCCTGGCGGCACGTGGCACAGGACGAGATGGAACAGCTGGCCGCGCGCGTACAGCAGACGGTCACCCTCAGCGCCTTCGACGGGGGAAACGCCATCTGCGTCGCCGTGACCGGCACAGGGCCTCGCGCGCCGCACGACACGGTCGGCGCGCACCTTCCCGCGTACGCGGCGGCCGCCGGAAAGGCGATGCTCGCCTACCGCAGCGCCGAACAGGTACAGCGCGTCTGCGGCGCGGGCCTCTCCCCTTTCACGCCGACCACGCTCACGTCGGCGGACGCGTTGACGGCAGAACTCGCCCGGACCCGCCGGGCCGGGTACGCGGTAGAGGACGAGGAACTCCTGCCGGGCCGCGGCGCCCTCGCCGCACCGTTCCGCAATGCCAACGGCGAGGTGATCGCCGCCGTGACGGTCAGCGCCCCCACCGCCGCCTGTCGGGCGGCCCAGGACCGCTGGGTGCCGGACCTGCTCGCCTGCGTGAAGGCCATCTCCGACCGCCTGGGCCACCAGCCAGGCGAAGGAAAAGACCGGCTGCACTGGCACCTGATCGACGGAGAGGAACGCCTGATGCGCCCGCCCGGTCTACGCCGCGAACCCTGA
- a CDS encoding 4-hydroxybenzoate 3-monooxygenase, with protein MMTRTSRVPVGIVGAGPAGLFLSLLLRREGIESVVLDSRSRAEIEGTIRAGVLEHWTADLIRDLGLNGRMDRLAHRHGGVTLQFCGERHHLNFRELTDGKEVTVYPQHEVLIDLLAALDAEGGQVIFGVQDVAMHDLRTDRPRLTFRRAPDAEPEELLCEYVAGCDGFHGPGRQAIPVTERREYTKVYPFGWLGVLVEAPPSYHELIYANHERGFALLSTRTPEIQRMYVQCGPHDPLGEWPDDRVWEELHRRLDVPGSCVTEGRIFQKNIVPLRSFVSEPMRYGRLFLAGDAAHIVPPTGAKGLNLAVGDVVLLSHLMIRAMRHGDRDALDTYSARALRRVWRAERFSWSMTRMLHRDPTGSAFEGRIHLAELDYLVHSEAASRSLAENYVGFPVEL; from the coding sequence ATGATGACCCGAACCTCCCGCGTTCCCGTGGGGATCGTCGGTGCCGGCCCTGCCGGTCTGTTCCTCTCCCTGCTGCTGCGCCGCGAAGGCATCGAGTCCGTGGTGCTGGACAGCCGCAGCCGCGCGGAGATCGAAGGCACCATCCGTGCCGGGGTGCTCGAACACTGGACCGCGGACCTCATACGGGACCTCGGCCTGAACGGGCGCATGGACCGGCTGGCGCACCGGCACGGGGGCGTCACCCTGCAGTTCTGCGGCGAGCGGCACCACCTGAACTTCCGTGAACTGACGGACGGCAAGGAGGTGACGGTGTACCCGCAGCACGAGGTGCTGATCGACCTGCTGGCCGCGCTGGACGCGGAGGGCGGGCAGGTGATCTTCGGGGTGCAGGACGTGGCGATGCATGACCTGCGGACGGACCGGCCGCGCCTCACGTTCCGCCGCGCGCCGGACGCCGAGCCGGAGGAACTGCTGTGCGAGTACGTGGCGGGCTGCGACGGCTTTCACGGTCCGGGCCGTCAGGCGATCCCCGTCACGGAGCGGCGCGAGTACACCAAGGTGTACCCCTTCGGGTGGCTGGGCGTGCTGGTCGAGGCGCCCCCGTCGTACCACGAGCTGATCTATGCCAACCACGAGCGCGGGTTCGCGCTGCTCAGCACGCGCACGCCGGAAATTCAGCGGATGTACGTGCAGTGCGGCCCGCACGACCCGCTCGGCGAGTGGCCGGACGACCGCGTGTGGGAGGAACTGCACCGCCGCCTGGACGTGCCCGGGTCGTGCGTCACCGAGGGCCGCATCTTCCAGAAGAACATCGTGCCGCTGCGGAGCTTCGTGTCGGAACCCATGCGGTACGGGCGCCTGTTCCTGGCGGGCGACGCGGCGCACATCGTGCCGCCCACCGGCGCGAAGGGCCTGAACCTCGCGGTGGGTGACGTGGTGCTGCTCAGTCACCTGATGATCCGCGCCATGAGGCACGGCGACCGGGACGCGCTGGACACGTACTCGGCGCGGGCGCTGCGGCGGGTGTGGCGCGCCGAGCGCTTCTCGTGGAGCATGACACGCATGCTGCACCGCGACCCGACCGGGTCGGCGTTCGAGGGGCGGATTCATCTCGCGGAGCTGGACTACCTCGTACATTCGGAGGCCGCGTCCCGCTCGCTGGCCGAGAACTACGTGGGCTTTCCGGTGGAGCTGTGA